The DNA region ACGAATAGATTGGAGAACCGGCCAACTCCAATGGTCAGATTCAGTCACTGAGCAGCACTGCAAGAGCCAGGCCTCAAACGAATCCTCTAGAGCACCTCTTGACGACACCATACAACGAATCCGATACGTAGCCTATCTCCGGGAGATACGGCCTTCCAAGACGGTAGCCCCGGCAGTATCAGATCAGGGATCAGATCCACTCCTAGCTATTCCAGAGGAGTACCGGAAGTACGAAAAGCTGTTTGCCCCAGAGTTGGAAACAGGcttaccagaacatggacctTACGATCACGAGATCCCTCTCATCGAAGGCTCCCACCCGAAGTTCCATCCGATATATGGACTCAATGAAACAGAACGAGAGGcactcgacaagtacctcgacgagaacctcaagaagGGATACATCAGACCCTCTGAGTCATCAGCAGGATACCCTATCCTGTTTGTGCCAAAGAAAAATGGCAAACTACGACTATGCGTTGACTACCGACAACTCAACAGCATTACGAAGAAGAACTGTTACCCGCTACCACTCATCTCAGAACTCCGAGATTTGCTACATGGAGCAAACTGGTTtacggccctcgacctcaaagGAGCCTACAACTTGATCAGAAtgaaggaaggcgaagaatgGAAAACAGCGTTCCGAACACGTAAAGGACTCTTCGAGTACCTCGTGATGCCTTTCGGACTCACCAACGCACCCGCCACCTTTCAGACAATGATCAACCACGTCCTCAGCGAATTTATCGACATATTCGTTgtcgtctacctcgacgacatcctcatcttctcaccTACCCTTGAGCTACACAAGGAACACGTCCACCAAGTCCTTCAGAAGCTCCAAGAAGCCAAACTGTTGGTAGAAGCCGAAAAATGCGAATTCCACACCCAAAGAATCGATTTCCTAGGATACACCATCACCCCAGGGCAAATCGAGATGGAAGCGAAGAAAGTACAGGCAGTCAGGGACTGGCCTACACCTCAgaacgtcaaggacgtccAGTCGTTCCTAGGATTCGTCAATTTCTATCGACGATTTCTCAAAAGTTACGCAGGAAGCGTGCAATGCATCCAGAACCTCACACGGAAAGACACCCCATTCGAATGGACCAAAGAACGCAATGACGCATTCGAGAAAGTCAAACAACAAGTCAGCTCAGAACCTGTCACTCGAATCCCCGACCCTAACAAACCTTTCGAagtcgagaccgacgcctcaGACTTCGCTATGGGCGGACAACTTGGTcaacgcgacgaagaaggaagactacacccttgtgccttcttctccaaagcaTTCCACGGACCAGAATTGAACTaccagatccacgacaaagaaCTCATGGCAATCATCGAAGCATTCCATGAATGGAGACCACAACTATCTGGTACGAAACACGAAGTCCTCGTATACACGGATCACAAGAACCTCGCACACTTCACAACATCCAAGAACCTGAACAAACGACAAGTCAGATGGTCAGAATTCCTTTCGGAATACAACTTCCGGATCATCTACAGAAAAGGAACCGACAACGGCAGAGCCGACGCTCTCAGCAGAAGGACGGATCACGAAGTCCCCGTTCCAGAGGAAACACAAGTTATCCTCAAGACAGACAAGAATGGAGACCTTGTTCCAGCACAGAAACTCCTCATGATCGCCAGACGAGTCATGATTGGCACGACCAACAAAATGACGCATGAGATGATCAGAGAGATTCACAGTACTCGAGCAcacggacaccaaggagttaccaagacctggaaacgaattcgacaacatcaCGACCAGCGAGTAACAAGACAGGACGTCGCAGACGCAATCCGGGATTGCGAACCctgcaagaaaagcaagaacagtCCACACAAACCCTACGGACTCATTCAGCCACTGCCAataccaccagcagcatggcaCTCGATCTCTTTGGACTTTATCGTCAAACtaccaaagtcaagagaacCACTGACGAAGGTCTATTACGACAGCGTTTTGGTCATTGTGGACCGACTCACCAAATACGCTTACTTCATTCCATACCTGGAAGCAAGTACAGCAGAAGACCTTGCGTACACGTTTttgaaatacatcatcagcaaccacggaCTACCCAACGAAATTGtgtcagacagagacaagctGTTTACTTCGAAGTTTTGGAAATCTCTGATTTCGCAACTTGGTGCAGACCACAAACTGTCTACCTCTTTCCACCCGCAGACCGATGGTCAGACCGAACGAATCAACCAGATACTCGAACAGTATCTACGATGCTATGTCAACTACGATCAAGACAACTGGGTACCACTGTTGCCTACAGCCCAGTTCGCCTACAACAGCGCAGTCGGAGAAAGCACTCTCCACTCCCCATTCTACCTGAACTACGGATTCGAACCTACCGCACATGGAGAACCACGCGAAGGACCACGGGCCCtgaaggccgtggccggaATCAATAAGATGCGCGAAATCCAGACAAACGTCTCCCAAGATTTGGAATTCGTCAGAGAACGAATGAAGAAATACGCCAACACTTCAAGGATTGGAGGACCATCcttagaagagggagatagcgcCTACCTCATACGACGAAATATCAAAACCAAGCGACCTAGCGACAAATTGGACTACAAAAAACTCGGACCTTTCGAAATCCTCAAGAAGGTCTCGCCAGTCAACTACAAGCTAAAACTACCCGATACGATGAAAGTCCACCCAGTCTTTCACATCGCACTCCTCGAACCGGCACCACGCGGATCACACACTgaagactgcatcatcgttgAACCCAACGAACCAGAATACGAAGTCGAGcgaatcatcgaccacaggAACGAAGACGGTCATGACGAATATCTCATTAAGTGGAAAGGCTAcggacacgaagacaactcatgggaaccagtcaagaacctccagcATTCCCAGGAGCTTCTACGGGAGTACTCCAGCTCTCAGACCGCTCCGGAACTAAGGAACCTAAATCcgcaaactcctcgccaatCCCGAAGGAAGGCCAGTCGACCTCGTTAGGAACCCCTATGGATTGAAGATCACCCACGACACCCTGCTCGTGAGCATCCAAAGCAGAAAGcaactcgtcatcctccagctcctgcaGACCCCGAGAAAACGTCTCGAGATGACGCTCCTTAACCTTCTTGCGAATAGTACGAATTCGCGCCAAACGACCCGCCGCTtcagccacctcggcctgAACACGAGCAAGCTTCTCATGAAGCCCCAGGAGAGCATCACTCgcttgctcctccttctcctcccattCTTGACGCTGATCACTCAGGCGTCGCACTACCCTTGTCAGCACACCACCAAGAAGACACCTCACGACAAGAACGAAAAACTCACGGCtcgacgccaccaccacgccatCGCAAGGGCGCTTCAGGTTCTTGCAACCCTGGCAGACTTTGGAACCCTCAGCAATCCGACATGGACGCTTCGCGCGGAAGCAACGGGTACAAGGCATGGTATCAGAAGAACCAAAACGATCGAAGACGTCGTCACACGCTGAACGAAGTGCTGATTTGGAGTCCCTTGACTTTTGGACGCGACCTGTCATGTTGTCAACATCATGATAAACAGGGACGCAGAATTGACGACTCCCCAACCTGGGAGACACTACCTACTTATGGGTCTTGAGGACAAGACCTTTGGAGGGGAGACCTgatgttacgacccaacaagttacaggcgacgagagccccacccggccagcaggacgcgggcggcacagcctttGTATGGACAAGAGACAGGGTTCAGCAGATGACTcccccggaacggaagaactatggtacaggtcacgtggagataagattagattagatccgtacgccagaaatacggaacccgtacgccaaggatacggcacccgtatgccaagagtacggcacccgtatgttgaacatacggatgcctctaagactacatgagcggacttgtatataggatggacttggacgcactcaaggacagactcccatagctcttcagcaatcaactttgtgattatcccctcggatactctcggcacccttcactagtgacacacgttacaagacctttgttgagtatacgactgatcaccgtatcctctgaagacctgatcctttcagcacgacttacagcactgttccccagcttcgttgcctcagcttctgctaatagacactaccacggaaagccgaccgtaacataactctactattataagtaaaaagAGCTTCCTTAGCTATTATTAAAAGGCTTATTTAGTAAGCCTAATAATAAAGAATATTAAGAGTAGCTAAAAATAGGCTAATTTATAGTTTATCTCTATAGTAAAACCTCTTATAAGCTCCTTTCTACTCCTAATAAtactaaagctattagtattattaaattaaattagtaaagGGTAGTCTAGAAGTAAAGAAAGTAGGGAAGCTAAAGTATAAGTATCTGCATTAtctatagtagtatagtTAATACTAAGGAAAATAAAGAATTTAGCTAACTAACTAAAGTTATTTATAGAGTTAAATAATAATACCTCTATTTAATACCTTCTATTTAGGAAGGTTAAAAAGGGCTTTagtaagtaagtatataatttagTAACTACTTAGTAGAAGCTAGAGCTTCTGCAAGCTTaaattactaatactacagtaaggaaaaagaaagtaGTCTAGTTAAATTCTAATACTAAGTTTACTACTATTTCAAATGTGCAGAAGGTGCAAGTTAAAGCTAGTAAAAAAGAGGATATAATAGCTGAATTTAGTAATTCTAAATACCCTAGTAAAGTAGAAAGCTGTATTATTATTGCAAGTAGACAACattaataattaattgaagtTAGTAGGCATAGTGTAGATAGCCTTATTTTTAAGTGGCTAgaatgggggggtggccggaaagtgggtatgttgacttatcTCTTACATTAAGCCTTGTGCCTCGTCTTGGACTGAGCGAGGATGCAAATCACTTCTGCCTTAGTGTTAAGCTGCTACATCACTTCTATCTAGCTGTGATAGGTCGGTAGGGAAACTGTTCCCCGTCTGTTCCCCCGCCGCTCTAGCCTACTTTGTTACCGTGTACAGTACTGCGTGTGGTGATGGATGGTGAATAAACGCCAATCGAAACGGACTGTGATTTTATGCAGCATGCATGTAAGTAAGCCGCCACATAGGGATTGATCAGTAGTGCAGCCCCGATTGAAAGCTCGACAACCGCCGACCCACGGCCGCAGCCGCAGGTGGTGATCATCACGCAGCCCAATGCAGACAGTAAATCGCCTGTTGCGGACGTCTGGTAACACGTCAAGCCCACCATAGGATTGTAGAAACAGCCACGAAGACGCAAGGGCAAGCCATAGCCTGACCAGGCATATCACAGTTTGTACATCGATACGTCGGTTAACTTTGCGGGACTACCAGGTGGCAGTCAAGGCTCGCGAAACCAAAGTGTCTCTGTGATGAATGCGCAAAAGTGGACCCACAATTGCAGTGCAGCAATTGCGGCTTATAGGGGCAGGTTGCACCCATCACGACAGTCTCTAAATAATAGTGTCTTCACTTTTACGCATTGTTGTCATGAAGCTCATAATCAGGATAAACACTGAATACGCAGGACTGACACGTCGGTTACAGGCAGCCGACCGTCTGACCAGTCAACGAGACTCTGGCCCACTTCGCTACAACGAGGCCCTTTGGTGACAGAATGAGCGAGGTTCCAAAAGTAAAGCCGTGAACCGTGTGAAAATAGTAAGCATATAACTGAGCGGGTTACCCGCGAGCGACGGTCTCGGTTTATGTTCCATTGTAGTCATCATCAGCTCCTTCCCGGCAGCCCAACACGATTCTCATCATAAGCTCCTTCGTCGCAAAAATACCCAATCATTCTAGCCTTGTTGAAGAGCTATCGCGAGCACAGCATCGAGTATACAGCCTTTGTCCCATTTCAACGGCCTTCAGTGTCCTATTCCCGGCTAGTGAAGGCTATACTACCAACATGAAGCAGTCAATAGATTGAGAGAGGTGTAGAGTTGACTCAATCGCGCAAGGCCTCAACTTTAGCCCCGATGCCTTCTGTTCAGTTCTGGTCGGAGAAGGAACAGGCGGAGGCGGGTCTACCGACGAAGTGGAGGAGCAGATCCCGCAGAGAGTTTAAGAAAGCTATCGATGAACATGGACCTGGGAATCTTTGCGTTCACTtggtttggggggggaggggcgttTCCGAGTTTGGTACATTGCCGCGGAAAACGGAGAACTAGAACCTCTGAATAGCAAGCATTCTCGTGGAACTCACCAGACCTACATCCCGCTAGGCTCTCCAGAAGGAGAGTGTATCGTGCCCCTTACGGATTTCATCAAAGAAAACCGGCCCCTGCGCATGATGAATTAATTATCGTGTTACTCAACTCTTGACTACCTCAGGAAGAATTGGCTTATTTGAGACGTTGACGTCCCCCCGTGCATCAAATTGTAGGAAATCCATTTCGCTTTTCAGCTTGTTCACATCTAACCCTTCTGTCCCATCTGCCCGGATAGAACGACAATAGCCTTGCCAGTGGCTAATCCCTCATCGCCCAATAACGACCCGTGTACTTAAAAACCACGGACAGCAATTAGGGGTAGTAAACAAAAACAAATCCCGTCAATGCTAGTTGACTGCATCGGGTGCGCTCCTGCTTGCCCTCGCCATGGTGGATGGGAAATAGGCCATCATGCAACGCGCGCCAACCACACCCCCCCAAGCATCGGGGGTACCTCGTTCCATGAGCAACTCGTGCAATAACTGTCATATTGACTTAATTCATATTGCCGGTCTTTTCTTCACACGTGGAATCCTTGTTCATCGCCGAAAATCACCTTGGTGTATCACATGTCATGTTCTGCTCGTCCGACTAATCTCCAATTATGTCGAGACACCCTGGCTTTGGGCGAAGGATTATTCGGCCTTATAATTTTTTTGCACATACTACTGAATCTGATCTGAGCAGTTTTGCTCTCCCTTACTGGAAACCTGCTTTTTGTTCGAGTACTCTTCTTTGTGGAATACAACCTGGTATTTAAATCTGCTGAACTGGCGGCGCCTGCTTCGGATTGCCACCCTCCCTAGACCTGTATCTTAGCATCCAAGGTTGACGTTCGTCGAGGTGAACTTCTATTCTACAGCGTCTCTGGATGATGTAGGGAGGATTGCGCTTTGTCGGCGCTAAACACATGGCGAATCACACATCATTGGGTTTCTTCTTCGGGTTTCCCAGCGCTGCGTAGGCCGAGTTTGGGGACCCGACGGCCATGAACGCATGTGGCCCGGCTTCTCAAGATATAAACAGGCCGTTTGGATCTGCCTTGCGATTTCAACGACCTGAGCGCATGAAAGCGGCTCCTGGCTCGGGGTGCCGTTCGTCGGGGTGCCGTTCGACGGCGCGATAATATGGTGGTTTTCGGGACGTCAATGCCAGGTGTGTCGCATGGGAAATCGAGACCACAGGCTCGACTTTGTCCAAGGTTCTCGCCGAGATGACTCCACGTACGAATGAGGCGGCCAATAATGCAGGGCAATTGGAGGTCCCTTGGGAAATGTTTCATCATGGCATCGCGGATCCAAGGGTCGAGGCATGCGCCGAGGGAAAGATGATGGGCGTTGAGGGGGatgccgcggcggcctcaAGTATCTTTGTATCTTTAGGATGCGCCATGTGGGGCCAAGACGAAGGGAGCGAGCCAATGGACCCATTCCGTGAGATTCCGCCTACCGTTCAGCCCTGTCCGCCGTGGATCGGTACTCCGGCGCTGGCCGTCCAGATGCCGCGTGGTGTCTTTCATATCGCTTGAACGAGTTTTTTGTCGAATGGAGAATTGTAAAAAATGCCAAATACTAGATTTGGAGACTGAAGATACTGGTGGACTTTCAAGAATTCAATCATGATGGTCTTGAGAGCGCTAGTGGCCTGTTGACCTCGTCGGACCTAACATTTAATCCATCCTCAAAGTCACTAAGACACACTTGGACAATCCCTGGAGCCAGAACGCGCACGGGCCACTGAGGCCAAATCGCTGCGCCCCAGGGAAACGGAAAACGGCGTGGGAGCTGGAGTCACTAGATTCGTTCATATCCCCAGGCATCCCTCGCTCATCTCCAATCCGAACCTCTCTCATCCTCACCCGCTCCGATCACCTTCAATCTCTCTACCCTCTTCTCACCTTACCCTCTTCTCCTCACCTTACCCTCTTTCTCAGACAACCTCATCACAGCTGACCTACACCACGGTGTAACAATTTCAATCTCTACAATTATCCGATGCGCTGGTTGTAGCAGTATTCTCATCCAAAGCCAACATGGGCTTCATCTTGAAAGACCCGCCGCCCGACGACCGGTGGGACTGCCACTACTGCGACGGCGACCCTGGGCAACATCGCCTAGACGAGATCATGGACTTCGCCGATGGAGGAACAGTCATCTCCGACGATGGACACCTTTCTGCATCTCCTTGGGCAACGCCAACGACCACCCCGATGCGCCGACAGCCACGCTACCCGGCACTCGGACAGGTTAGTTAACATGGAATAGACGAAGTTTCTTATCTCTCGAACGAGAGGCTGACAATACCCACTTAGCCACGCTGCCTTGCCTCGACCTCTTCCACTGAGTTGGTACCGACTCAGGGTTGTGACCCAACTTGCGCCATGCAGTCCGCTTTCTCCGTTGACGGAACTCCCATCGCAAGCGTCCAGAGCCCggtccttgtccttgccaTCATGGAACACTTTGTTCCAAATGTCCCACTGACACCGCTGCACCTCGGCCAGCTACAAGAGCCGCTTTCTGACTTCAGAATGGCGTTTCTTGGCGAATCCGAGACCTGCTGCCTAGAGCTCCCAACGCCTCGGCGATCAGGATCACTCGATGGCTCCATGATGACCTTTTCGATTGCTGTCTGATGTAGTGATGATGCTGTTGGTTATTCGCACCGGTAAGCTCACTTGCTCGCAGCAACTTCTCCCGCAACACCCGATTCTGACGACGGCCTCTAGGTTGGCCAAGGACCTGAGTACGTCGTAAAACTTCTCGATTGGCCGTCTAAACCTGACCGCGCCTGTCCAAACGATTTCACGCAACCAACGCCCTTTATAAACCACCTAGCTCAGCAAGTCGCCGAGTCAACCACCATCTACGACCACAACTACGACCCTTTTTACCAGCAACCTTCAACTTCGGAGACGGAGTCGACCTACATGTCAGCTGCGACGTTCAACGTTGGCAGACCTTCAAACGACGATACCATCACCCACTTCTCCGGGGCCAACCCCCTTCTCGACGCTATGGCGGTAACTACCACGGGCTGGCCCTACGGGGCCCAGCCGGTAAGTGCTGCACCCGATGCCATGGACGACAACATGTTTCAGCACTCTCCCCTCTCCGACTTCCTTGAGATGCCGGACGAGTCCGACGACTGGGCCATTCTCATGCAGCAGGACATGCTCGTCACCGGCGCCTTCGAGATGGCCGGCTTCGATTTCCCTACCacgatgatggaggagacCAACTACCAGACACCCGACTCCCCCGAGGACATTTTCAACGACCCCACCGTGCAGTTCGACATCGAACAGAGCCTGCAGACCACTGGCCTCTTCGACTTCAACGGTCTGCTGCCCGACCTCTCCGCCTCCGGTTACCTCTCCGGTACCGACCAGGTCTCCTCCTACTTCGGGAGCACAAACACCTCCCCCTACGAGCCAGCCCTTGACTTCTTCCCCGAAGTCgcgccctccccctcctccatcttcccGGCCAGTGCCGACGGCTCGCCCctcggcaccaccaccaccaccacgacaACCTCTCCCGACTCGGACTCTGCTGCCGCCCACCCCTACCGCTGCACCACCGACGGCTGCCCCAAGACCTTCCGCAAGGAGGCCCAGCTTAAGCAGCACCAGCGCGTCCACCGCAAGGCCCTCGTCTGCGACATCTGCCGCGCCGAGCGCCGCACCGAGCATAAGTTCGCCCAGGTGCGCGACCTCGAGCGCCACCTGCAggcccgccaccgagacgtCGCCGAGCGGGCCAACGTGCGCTCCGAGGTCCGCCAGTGCCCGCACCCGGGCTGCGAGCACGAGGGCCGGAGGGACAACGTGTCGAGGCACCACCGGAGCAAACACGGCAAGGAGCTCAAGTGGAAGAGGGGCGTCCCTCATGTTGTGGGTTGAACACGCGTCCTAATGAAACAGAAAAGGGAGCGTTTGCGGCGTTGGTATTTTATTTTGCCTTTTGTTTCTTTCGGATTCGTTCGGATTTTTGGGATATCCCGGTAGTACAGCATAGTACATTTCGGTCTTTGGACAAAAAACATCTCAAACAACTTGGTCTGACTTATGTGGTGATGAAACAAGATGGTCGTTCCATTTCCATCTCCGCATAAGAGAACTGCTTGTCTATCGTCAAATCCGAGTTTCTTCAGGGTGGAGCTTCCGACCTTTATGACAGTGAGACTGATTTAAACAGAGCGTCTTTTGTTTTACTTTTTCTTTTCGGACTACAGACGGATGTGTTGCTAGAGGCCAGCCGAGTCTGAGAGTCTCAGAAAGATAACCCGGTCTCCTCCATAACACAGAGCTACCAAAGACCCCTGGATGGCGCACCTCTGCACCCGATACTCCTCAGGAAACCAGATAATCTTTTCTCCATTAGCTCTCCATATCCATTCAGCACCCTCCTCCGTAATCAAGGTTTGGTCGTCTAGCGTATGGATACCAGTAGCAGCCATCGGTGTTGGCGAATGGGCCAGATCAATCAGCTTGGTTATGTCGATGACGTGAGTGCTGGTGTAAACCCGCCGTCCACATTCCGACCACCTCAGATAGCCGACACACCCAGGTGCAGTGAGAGTGGCTATGCATTGGCCCGTGACCGCGTTCCAGACACAAATCTCGGGACACATACGAGACGTATACGCCGTCGCGAGAAGGGCGCCGTCGTGCGAGAAGGCCATCGTATCAAAGTAGAAATGTCGTTCTGATACGTGCTTCAGCGTCAGGAGACATGAATCCTGCGCCAGATCCCAGACGTAAGCATCTTTAGTAGACCATCCATATTGGGCAACAACGATTCTTGTTTCACACAAGAAGG from Colletotrichum higginsianum IMI 349063 chromosome 4, whole genome shotgun sequence includes:
- a CDS encoding Zinc finger protein, which encodes MMLLVIRTAQQVAESTTIYDHNYDPFYQQPSTSETESTYMSAATFNVGRPSNDDTITHFSGANPLLDAMAVTTTGWPYGAQPVSAAPDAMDDNMFQHSPLSDFLEMPDESDDWAILMQQDMLVTGAFEMAGFDFPTTMMEETNYQTPDSPEDIFNDPTVQFDIEQSLQTTGLFDFNGLLPDLSASGYLSGTDQVSSYFGSTNTSPYEPALDFFPEVAPSPSSIFPASADGSPLGTTTTTTTTSPDSDSAAAHPYRCTTDGCPKTFRKEAQLKQHQRVHRKALVCDICRAERRTEHKFAQVRDLERHLQARHRDVAERANVRSEVRQCPHPGCEHEGRRDNVSRHHRSKHGKELKWKRGVPHVVG